Proteins from a genomic interval of Bradyrhizobium sp. CCGB01:
- a CDS encoding HlyD family secretion protein, producing MAVAILNIYLVLLFLLVHFKIVPFNLFWKVSPAIVMVVVLLGLLIPMGWGAPQGNALVVRNAVSIVPDVAGEVTDVPVIANAPLKSGDVLFKIDPTPYAAQVKAIDAQFKLAKTRLGQMTQLFERDAGRGFDVEQRQSEVDQLSGQLESAQWNLDKTVVRAPADGYVTNLALRKGARVSSLPLSPVMAFIDTSSTIIGIEINQIDARYIAPGQEVEATFKFAPGQIYAGKVESVLQAIAPGQTQTSGTAVLPKAIEAAPFVVRVRLEDAEFARRLPAGSAGTAAIYTDHVKPAHIVRRVVLRQLAILNYVNPF from the coding sequence ATGGCCGTTGCAATTCTCAATATCTACCTCGTGCTGCTCTTCCTGCTGGTGCACTTCAAGATCGTGCCCTTCAACCTGTTCTGGAAAGTGTCTCCGGCGATCGTAATGGTGGTCGTGCTGCTGGGGCTGCTGATCCCGATGGGATGGGGCGCACCGCAGGGCAATGCGCTGGTCGTACGTAACGCCGTCTCGATCGTGCCCGACGTGGCGGGCGAGGTGACGGACGTACCGGTCATCGCCAACGCGCCGCTCAAATCCGGCGACGTGCTGTTCAAGATCGACCCGACGCCTTACGCAGCGCAAGTCAAGGCGATCGACGCCCAGTTCAAGCTCGCCAAGACGCGTCTCGGTCAGATGACGCAGCTGTTCGAACGCGATGCCGGGCGCGGCTTCGATGTCGAGCAGCGGCAGTCCGAGGTCGACCAGCTGTCCGGCCAACTGGAGTCCGCGCAATGGAATCTCGACAAGACCGTCGTACGCGCACCGGCAGACGGTTACGTCACCAACCTCGCGCTGCGCAAGGGGGCGCGTGTGTCTAGCCTGCCACTGTCGCCGGTGATGGCCTTCATCGATACGTCCTCGACCATCATCGGCATCGAGATCAACCAGATCGATGCGCGCTATATCGCACCCGGTCAGGAGGTCGAGGCCACCTTCAAATTTGCGCCCGGGCAAATCTACGCCGGCAAGGTCGAGAGCGTGCTCCAGGCGATCGCACCGGGACAGACGCAGACCTCGGGCACGGCGGTCCTGCCGAAGGCGATCGAGGCCGCGCCGTTCGTCGTCCGGGTCAGGCTCGAGGATGCGGAGTTTGCGAGGCGCCTGCCGGCCGGCAGCGCCGGCACGGCGGCGATCTACACCGACCACGTCAAGCCGGCCCACATCGTCCGTCGCGTGGTCCTGCGTCAGCTCGCGATCCTGAACTACGTCAATCCGTTCTGA
- a CDS encoding DUF1254 domain-containing protein, translating into MRRAIVGAVALVLSVLSAHAQNMSPDELAARNIQRRAVEAMIWGMPAVNADLMLQTMLKMTKAKPNEIVYWSKPVNWKNQTLTPNPDSIYFMSFWNVKDGPVVVEIPPAQGGSIAGNIVTLWQMPLEDTGPEGADKGQGGKYLILPPGHKGEVPAGYIALQPDVFSGFALLRSNLVSHGDADVEKSVAYGKQIKVYPLASAKEPPPTNFTDAYDVLFDATIPYDASFYRGLDRVVQNEPWLDRDRAMIDQLATIGIVKGRPFNPDQKTVTLLDQAAREAHALLAQIYDAGFPVINPGIRWFPAAVPEMVKAASGGYGDPNAYPVDMRGVTYTLGYTGIKRLGTAQFYLMANKDKDGQDFDGSVTYRLSVPANAPVKQYWSATVYDRETHALVRNMPRASRASISPGLQKNADGSVDVYFGPKAPDGKDANWVPTDPTRKFELLFRLYGPEKPLFDHSWRLPDVERVATTIGGATK; encoded by the coding sequence ATGAGAAGAGCAATCGTCGGCGCCGTTGCCCTGGTTCTATCGGTCCTCAGCGCGCATGCCCAGAATATGTCGCCGGACGAGCTCGCCGCGCGCAACATTCAGCGTCGTGCGGTCGAGGCGATGATCTGGGGCATGCCGGCGGTGAACGCCGATCTGATGCTTCAGACCATGCTCAAGATGACGAAGGCGAAGCCGAACGAGATCGTCTACTGGTCGAAGCCGGTGAACTGGAAGAACCAGACGCTGACGCCCAATCCGGATTCGATCTACTTCATGTCGTTCTGGAACGTGAAGGACGGGCCGGTGGTGGTCGAGATTCCGCCGGCGCAGGGCGGCTCGATCGCCGGCAACATCGTGACGCTCTGGCAGATGCCGCTGGAGGATACTGGTCCCGAAGGCGCCGACAAGGGGCAGGGCGGCAAGTATCTGATCCTGCCGCCTGGGCATAAGGGTGAGGTGCCTGCGGGCTACATTGCACTCCAGCCCGACGTGTTCAGCGGCTTTGCGCTGCTGCGCTCAAATCTCGTCAGCCATGGCGATGCCGATGTCGAGAAGTCGGTGGCCTACGGCAAGCAGATCAAGGTTTATCCGCTCGCGAGCGCGAAGGAGCCGCCGCCGACGAACTTCACGGACGCTTACGACGTCCTGTTCGACGCGACGATTCCCTACGATGCGAGCTTCTACCGCGGCCTCGACCGCGTGGTGCAGAACGAGCCGTGGCTCGATCGCGACCGCGCCATGATCGACCAACTCGCGACCATCGGAATCGTCAAGGGCAGGCCGTTCAATCCTGATCAGAAGACGGTCACGCTGCTCGACCAGGCCGCACGAGAGGCGCATGCACTCCTTGCGCAGATCTATGACGCCGGCTTCCCGGTCATCAATCCCGGCATTCGCTGGTTCCCGGCGGCCGTGCCGGAGATGGTGAAGGCGGCGAGCGGCGGCTACGGCGACCCGAATGCCTATCCGGTCGACATGCGCGGCGTGACCTACACGCTCGGCTACACCGGCATCAAGCGGCTCGGCACCGCGCAGTTCTATCTGATGGCCAACAAGGACAAGGATGGTCAGGACTTTGACGGTAGCGTCACCTATCGCTTGAGCGTGCCGGCAAACGCGCCGGTGAAGCAGTACTGGTCGGCCACCGTCTACGACCGCGAGACCCATGCGCTGGTGCGCAACATGCCGCGCGCGAGCCGCGCGTCGATCAGCCCGGGTCTTCAAAAAAACGCCGACGGCTCCGTCGATGTCTATTTCGGTCCGAAGGCGCCGGACGGCAAGGATGCCAATTGGGTGCCCACTGATCCCACCCGAAAATTCGAGTTGCTTTTCCGTCTTTACGGGCCGGAGAAGCCGTTGTTCGATCACAGCTGGAGATTGCCTGACGTCGAGCGGGTCGCAACCACAATTGGAGGCGCCACGAAATAG
- a CDS encoding transporter, which translates to MRGHLGKAGFAATLALTSFSAQPALADSGGVGFWLPGIFGSLAAVPVTPGWAYSTIYIHLNEKGGGGQNFVTSGGVPGSVTAGLNAHADVLVQGITYTSAMPVLGGQAAVTLITAPGNIGVGVDATLTGPRGNTISGSATDNRTTLTDVFYQGTLKWNQGVHNEMVYITGNIPSGTYDSSRLANLSFGFPAIDAGAGYTYLDLKTGHEFSIVGGLTYNFTNPFLQYQNGIDFHIDWAASQFVSKTVHVGVAGYFFQQITDDRGPGAKLGGFRGQAVGIGPQIGFMIPMSDGYQGYLNVRGYKDLEVENRPNSWSTWVTFSVSQAAPATAPSKPIVRKY; encoded by the coding sequence ATGAGGGGACATCTAGGAAAGGCCGGGTTTGCAGCCACATTGGCGTTGACCAGCTTCTCTGCCCAGCCCGCGCTGGCGGATTCGGGCGGCGTGGGCTTCTGGCTTCCGGGCATCTTCGGCAGCCTTGCCGCCGTTCCGGTGACGCCGGGCTGGGCCTATTCCACCATCTACATCCATCTAAACGAGAAAGGGGGCGGAGGGCAGAATTTCGTCACCAGCGGGGGCGTACCCGGCTCGGTGACCGCCGGCCTCAATGCGCACGCCGATGTGCTCGTTCAGGGCATCACCTACACCTCCGCGATGCCTGTGCTCGGCGGTCAGGCCGCGGTCACGCTGATCACCGCGCCTGGCAACATCGGCGTCGGCGTCGACGCGACGCTGACCGGTCCACGCGGCAACACCATCTCGGGAAGCGCGACCGACAACCGCACCACGCTGACCGACGTGTTCTACCAGGGCACGCTGAAATGGAATCAGGGCGTTCACAACGAGATGGTCTACATCACCGGCAACATCCCGAGCGGCACCTACGATTCCAGCCGGCTCGCCAATTTGAGCTTCGGCTTTCCCGCGATCGACGCGGGAGCCGGCTACACCTATCTCGACCTGAAAACCGGCCATGAGTTCTCGATCGTCGGCGGGCTCACCTACAATTTCACGAACCCGTTTCTCCAGTACCAGAACGGCATCGATTTCCACATCGACTGGGCCGCGTCGCAGTTCGTCAGCAAGACCGTTCACGTCGGGGTCGCCGGCTATTTCTTCCAGCAGATCACGGACGACAGGGGGCCCGGTGCGAAGCTTGGCGGCTTCAGGGGGCAGGCCGTCGGCATCGGCCCGCAGATCGGATTCATGATCCCGATGTCGGACGGCTACCAGGGCTATCTCAATGTCAGGGGATACAAGGACCTCGAGGTCGAAAACCGTCCGAACAGCTGGTCGACGTGGGTTACCTTCTCGGTCTCGCAGGCGGCGCCCGCGACGGCCCCGTCGAAACCGATCGTTCGAAAATATTAA
- a CDS encoding adenylate/guanylate cyclase domain-containing protein, with protein sequence MTGDRTSKRALRIGFQTSIITVFVAVVLLVGLTLVYLSFERVTVITRAAASGFIEKVAQLGADHVDEQFKNVRDNLDILSGLPSIQEAEIADNSRLYVLMAAMLRNNPQLFNLYVGYEDGSFIEMDVIDRANSAFRKGLNVDQDAAFRLVVISRTAGAKPVTQFLSENLIQVAEVAGPAGYDPRQRPWYVEAFKNDKTLLTGPYVFYATGEPGYTLRSPLREGRRGVVAGDVLLNRFEDMLAQQKIGHSGLAFLFNESGRIVGHPEMSRLMAEIPERQDDLPQISALRLPAIAPIIASWRQGGPAQQFFEDASDRTYVAAVHRLATTGSANVSIAMIAPLDEFYSRIVGERRTLFALALAFVGATLPFAFWLGSLMARPLRKIVDQTDEIQRFQIAERPRIHSVIAEIEELGRSVFTMRNVVRSFASFIPRQVVRQLIETGSSLSLGGARREVTVLFTDVADFTAKTERADPSQVMVYTSRYFAALSDEIMRHQGTIDKYIGDAVMAFWNAPADDPNHTVNACRAILACLAANEALNKEFRREGWPPYETRFGLHVGDAVVGNIGSSDRMNYTALGATINLASRLEGLNKNYGTRVLVSAAVRARASHAFLFRSVDSIRPKGFADAIEVSELRGELAEASEADIAMCRRWDEVFASIAREGAAETTLAQLSGFMLDYPRDGIAQHHVQQLRASGPNKGQAA encoded by the coding sequence ATGACCGGAGACCGCACTAGCAAGCGCGCGTTGCGCATCGGCTTTCAGACATCGATCATCACGGTGTTCGTGGCCGTCGTGCTGCTCGTGGGCTTGACGCTGGTCTATCTCAGCTTCGAACGCGTGACGGTGATCACGCGGGCCGCGGCCAGCGGCTTCATCGAGAAAGTGGCCCAGCTCGGCGCCGATCACGTCGATGAGCAGTTCAAGAACGTCCGCGACAATCTCGACATCCTGTCCGGCCTGCCATCGATTCAGGAGGCCGAGATTGCCGACAATTCGCGGCTGTACGTTCTGATGGCTGCGATGCTGCGGAACAACCCGCAGCTCTTCAATCTCTATGTCGGTTACGAGGACGGCTCCTTCATCGAGATGGACGTCATCGACCGCGCCAATTCGGCCTTCAGGAAGGGACTGAACGTCGACCAGGATGCAGCTTTCCGGCTGGTCGTGATATCGCGCACGGCCGGCGCCAAGCCTGTCACCCAGTTTCTGTCGGAGAACCTCATCCAGGTTGCGGAAGTCGCTGGCCCCGCAGGTTACGACCCGCGGCAGCGGCCATGGTATGTCGAGGCGTTCAAGAACGACAAGACGCTGCTGACCGGCCCCTACGTCTTCTATGCCACGGGCGAGCCCGGCTACACGCTGCGGTCGCCGCTGAGGGAAGGGCGTCGCGGCGTCGTCGCCGGCGACGTGCTTCTGAACCGGTTCGAGGACATGCTGGCGCAGCAGAAGATCGGGCACTCCGGTCTCGCTTTCCTGTTCAACGAATCCGGTCGCATCGTTGGTCACCCCGAAATGAGCCGCTTGATGGCGGAGATACCGGAACGGCAGGACGATCTGCCGCAGATCAGCGCGCTCCGGCTGCCCGCGATCGCACCGATCATCGCCTCCTGGCGGCAGGGTGGGCCGGCGCAGCAGTTCTTCGAGGATGCGTCGGATCGAACCTACGTCGCGGCAGTGCATCGGCTTGCGACCACCGGGTCCGCCAATGTCTCCATTGCGATGATCGCGCCGCTCGACGAATTCTACTCGCGGATCGTCGGCGAACGCCGCACGCTGTTCGCCCTTGCGCTCGCATTCGTGGGCGCCACCCTGCCATTCGCGTTCTGGCTGGGATCGCTGATGGCGCGGCCGCTGCGGAAGATCGTCGATCAGACCGACGAGATCCAGCGCTTTCAGATCGCAGAGCGGCCGCGGATTCATTCTGTCATCGCCGAGATCGAGGAACTCGGCCGCTCGGTTTTCACCATGCGCAACGTGGTGCGGAGTTTTGCGAGCTTCATTCCTCGCCAGGTCGTGCGGCAGTTGATCGAAACCGGGTCCTCGCTCAGCCTCGGCGGGGCCAGGCGCGAGGTCACGGTTCTGTTCACCGACGTCGCCGACTTCACCGCCAAGACCGAGAGGGCCGACCCGTCGCAGGTGATGGTCTACACCTCGCGCTACTTCGCTGCGCTGTCGGACGAGATCATGCGGCATCAGGGCACGATCGACAAATATATCGGCGATGCCGTGATGGCGTTCTGGAACGCGCCGGCGGATGATCCGAACCACACCGTCAACGCGTGTCGCGCCATCCTGGCATGCCTTGCGGCGAACGAGGCGCTCAACAAGGAGTTTCGGCGCGAGGGCTGGCCGCCTTACGAGACCCGCTTCGGCTTGCATGTCGGCGATGCCGTCGTCGGCAATATCGGGTCGAGCGACCGGATGAACTACACGGCGCTCGGCGCGACCATCAACCTGGCGTCACGGCTGGAGGGCTTGAACAAGAATTACGGTACGCGCGTTCTGGTCAGCGCCGCCGTCCGCGCACGTGCCAGTCATGCGTTCCTGTTTCGAAGCGTCGACAGCATCAGGCCCAAGGGATTTGCCGATGCGATCGAGGTGAGCGAGCTGCGTGGCGAGCTTGCGGAGGCAAGCGAGGCCGACATTGCGATGTGCCGGCGCTGGGACGAAGTTTTCGCCTCGATCGCACGGGAGGGCGCGGCCGAGACGACCCTGGCTCAGCTCTCCGGCTTCATGCTCGATTATCCCAGGGACGGCATCGCGCAACATCATGTCCAGCAGTTGCGTGCCTCCGGGCCGAACAAAGGGCAGGCGGCGTGA
- a CDS encoding ABC transporter substrate-binding protein: MLAVTPTLAAPALAQARAKIRLGYLHVVAVDGHIWTGLDRGTFDRQGIDFELLEFNTGPEVFEAMAKGQIDVLSAGGVISSYLARGAGRGFLINDIEIATAQLWVRPALGVDGFAALRGKRIATTRQTTAHIFLDRALRANSNNPSEVEVVNGSMSAAVKAFIAGEVPAVALWVPFNIAVREAVPDAVRLVDASAFYPQSAVLGGWAARVDYAAANKDILGRVIRAWADANDYMVRSPAAAAEALQKKHYSQAAVADIVEAFKAQKLFSSREWKRLYTDGTVVKWLQQVSDFFMADAGITGAVRASDYFDTQLYLDIVQ, from the coding sequence ATGCTGGCCGTTACCCCGACGCTGGCCGCGCCGGCGCTGGCCCAGGCCCGCGCAAAGATCAGGCTCGGCTATCTCCACGTCGTCGCCGTGGATGGCCACATCTGGACCGGGCTCGATCGCGGTACGTTCGACAGGCAGGGGATCGACTTCGAATTGCTGGAGTTCAACACCGGGCCGGAAGTGTTCGAGGCGATGGCGAAAGGCCAGATCGACGTGCTTTCGGCGGGCGGGGTCATCTCGAGCTATCTGGCGCGCGGCGCCGGGCGCGGCTTCCTCATCAACGACATCGAGATCGCCACGGCCCAGCTCTGGGTCAGGCCGGCCCTCGGGGTGGACGGTTTCGCCGCTCTGAGGGGCAAGCGGATCGCAACGACCAGGCAGACGACGGCGCACATCTTCCTGGATCGCGCGCTGCGTGCCAATTCCAACAATCCGTCGGAGGTCGAGGTCGTCAACGGCAGCATGTCGGCTGCGGTCAAGGCGTTCATCGCCGGCGAGGTCCCGGCCGTGGCACTCTGGGTGCCGTTCAATATCGCCGTGCGCGAGGCCGTGCCCGACGCGGTCAGGCTCGTGGATGCGTCGGCGTTCTATCCGCAATCCGCCGTCCTCGGCGGCTGGGCGGCCCGCGTCGACTATGCTGCGGCGAACAAGGATATCCTCGGACGGGTCATTCGTGCATGGGCGGACGCCAACGACTACATGGTGCGCAGCCCTGCGGCCGCCGCCGAAGCTCTCCAGAAGAAGCACTACAGCCAGGCCGCGGTCGCGGACATTGTCGAGGCTTTCAAGGCGCAGAAGCTGTTTTCGTCGCGGGAATGGAAGCGATTATACACCGATGGGACCGTGGTGAAGTGGCTTCAGCAGGTCAGCGATTTCTTCATGGCGGACGCCGGCATCACAGGCGCTGTGCGCGCGTCTGATTACTTCGACACACAGCTCTATCTGGACATCGTGCAGTAG
- a CDS encoding HD domain-containing phosphohydrolase, with amino-acid sequence MLTQALLIDDSRSVLNFLKRHIEAEGLVEATTFLDPVEALACARERVFDLVLVDYEMPHMDGISFIRAFRTLPGCADIPIAMITSRQTDDVKKEALQAGATDFLPKQPQSVEMTVRLRNLVRLGAAVRKQNDRAADLANAVAAVTQKLGEREEEIILRLALAVEYRDNDTGEHTLRVARYSRIIAEQLGLPARLCRDIYLAAPLHDVGKVAIPDSILLKPGKLTDDEMAVIRTHATIGERILADSSCELIQLGAQIAAGHHERWDGAGYPNGLKADEIPVAARVVAVADVFDALTTRRPYKEPMPLDVARNYLIENQGRQFDPACVEAFLSRWDEVVGIAAGRGAALLQKAVASTAPMRETAEGRPARDSLETACPAA; translated from the coding sequence ATGCTGACCCAAGCGCTTCTGATTGATGACAGCCGCTCTGTCCTCAATTTCCTGAAACGTCATATCGAAGCCGAAGGCCTGGTCGAGGCCACGACCTTCCTTGATCCCGTCGAGGCGCTGGCTTGTGCGCGCGAGCGCGTCTTCGATCTCGTGCTGGTCGATTACGAGATGCCGCATATGGACGGCATCAGCTTCATCCGCGCCTTCCGCACCCTGCCCGGCTGCGCCGACATCCCGATCGCGATGATCACGTCGCGACAGACCGATGACGTCAAGAAGGAAGCGCTGCAGGCTGGTGCAACCGATTTCTTACCGAAACAGCCACAGAGCGTCGAGATGACGGTGCGCCTGCGCAATTTGGTGCGGCTTGGTGCAGCCGTACGCAAGCAGAACGACCGTGCCGCGGATCTCGCGAACGCGGTGGCGGCCGTGACCCAGAAGCTCGGCGAGCGCGAGGAGGAGATCATCCTGCGGCTCGCGCTCGCGGTCGAATACCGCGACAACGACACCGGCGAGCACACGCTGCGGGTCGCCCGCTACAGCCGCATCATCGCCGAGCAGCTCGGTCTGCCGGCCCGGCTCTGCCGTGACATCTATCTGGCCGCGCCCCTGCACGATGTCGGCAAGGTCGCCATCCCCGACAGCATCCTTCTCAAGCCCGGCAAGCTGACCGACGACGAGATGGCGGTGATCCGGACCCACGCGACGATCGGCGAAAGGATCCTGGCGGACTCCAGCTGCGAGCTGATCCAGCTCGGTGCTCAAATTGCCGCAGGTCACCACGAACGCTGGGACGGCGCGGGCTATCCGAACGGCCTCAAGGCGGACGAGATCCCGGTTGCCGCGCGCGTGGTCGCGGTCGCCGACGTGTTCGACGCCCTGACGACGCGCCGGCCATATAAAGAGCCGATGCCGCTGGACGTCGCGCGCAACTACCTGATCGAGAACCAGGGCCGGCAGTTCGATCCGGCCTGCGTCGAGGCTTTCCTGTCGCGCTGGGACGAGGTCGTGGGGATCGCCGCCGGGCGGGGCGCAGCCCTGCTTCAAAAAGCCGTGGCCTCCACGGCCCCCATGAGAGAGACCGCCGAGGGCCGTCCCGCCCGGGATAGCCTGGAAACGGCCTGCCCGGCCGCGTGA
- a CDS encoding lipid asymmetry maintenance protein MlaB: MSSDVTEPKWSLRLPADCSIAAIRNVYDLIREAFGRQDRLEIDCSSVDKADVTSIQLLLSTARTGEAQGRPVVLTSFSQSLRNTLRRAGFASDAMIDQHFPQKKDGT, translated from the coding sequence ATGTCGTCTGATGTCACCGAGCCGAAGTGGTCCCTGCGGCTGCCGGCGGATTGCAGCATCGCTGCGATCCGCAACGTCTATGACCTGATCCGCGAAGCCTTCGGCCGGCAGGACCGGCTTGAGATCGATTGTTCGAGCGTCGACAAGGCCGACGTGACCTCGATCCAGCTTCTGCTGTCGACCGCCAGGACGGGCGAGGCCCAGGGCCGCCCGGTGGTGCTCACATCATTCTCCCAGTCTCTGCGCAACACCCTTCGCCGCGCCGGCTTCGCCAGCGATGCGATGATCGATCAGCATTTCCCGCAAAAGAAAGATGGCACCTGA
- a CDS encoding response regulator yields MATILTVDDSPSIRQMIKVVLEPAGHSVIEAGDGAQGLAKAQAGKLDLVITDLNMPVMNGLELIRALRKLPSAVGMPIVFLTTESNDAVKQEAKSAGATGWITKPFKPEQLLAVVGKLVRA; encoded by the coding sequence ATGGCCACGATTCTCACGGTCGACGACTCCCCGAGCATCCGGCAGATGATCAAGGTCGTGCTCGAGCCGGCCGGTCACAGCGTGATCGAGGCCGGTGACGGCGCGCAGGGGCTTGCCAAGGCCCAGGCCGGCAAGCTCGACCTCGTCATCACCGACCTCAATATGCCCGTCATGAACGGGTTGGAGCTGATCCGCGCGCTGCGCAAGCTGCCGAGCGCGGTCGGCATGCCCATCGTGTTCCTGACCACCGAATCCAATGACGCGGTGAAGCAGGAAGCCAAGAGCGCGGGCGCCACCGGCTGGATCACCAAGCCCTTCAAGCCCGAACAGCTGCTCGCCGTCGTCGGCAAGCTGGTGCGCGCATGA
- a CDS encoding chemotaxis protein CheA has translation MSAMDPTEVFRQEASELFEVLEGALLDLGQRPDDRELVDSAFRALHTIKGSGAMFGFDKVASFTHEFETAFDRVRKGEIKPTQELISVALAAKDYIRALIEDPQSTDDIIGEAILDDLKRYVFPDQPVAPVAEIAEAPPLAPSESKQAGWHLYLEFESHILRNGSNPLDLLEDLCKLGPCFVVPVTDGIPFLDELEPEDCYLKWDVKLHAACDKDAIDDVFMFVSDEMKLTLSPLEHVEAPAPLPLLQLLDEEPAPVAEMIAPVLEAVAAPVAEQPIAKAEPKAEPKPEAKPEAKQDRGIATVRVQAERLDELMDRVGELVIAQARLSQLASSGSDLSIKMIAEEIERLASSLRDTTMGARMVPIGSLFGRFRRLVHDLSRDLSKPVEFVTTGEDTELDKTMIECLADPLVHLIRNAIDHGIEDTATRAANGKTEQGRIELAAVHSGAQVLVTVKDNGGGFNTARIRAKAEEQGLIASGAVLTDHEIHQFLFHPGFSTAQTISALSGRGVGMDVVKRTIENMRGTIDLSTRPGQGTTVTLRLPLTLAIIEGLLIRVGEGRYIIPLSAVEECVELTAEDERSRGRNFLNVRGNLVPFLRLREIMSASGSPDRHQKTIIISTGETRVGLVADQIIGNHQTVIKSLSKLHSDVTIFSGATILGDGTAALILDVAQLVALAQSKVEKQHISEAA, from the coding sequence ATGAGCGCGATGGACCCGACCGAGGTCTTTCGCCAGGAAGCCAGCGAGCTGTTCGAGGTCCTGGAAGGGGCCCTGCTCGATCTCGGCCAGCGTCCCGACGACCGCGAGCTGGTCGATTCCGCCTTCCGCGCCCTGCACACGATCAAGGGCTCGGGCGCCATGTTCGGCTTCGACAAGGTCGCATCCTTCACCCACGAATTCGAGACCGCGTTCGACCGCGTCCGCAAGGGCGAGATCAAGCCGACGCAGGAGCTGATCTCGGTCGCACTCGCGGCCAAGGACTATATCCGCGCGCTGATCGAGGATCCGCAGTCGACCGACGACATCATCGGCGAGGCCATCCTCGACGACCTCAAGCGCTATGTGTTTCCCGACCAGCCTGTCGCGCCCGTCGCCGAAATCGCTGAAGCGCCGCCGCTGGCCCCCAGCGAGAGCAAGCAGGCCGGCTGGCACCTGTATCTGGAATTCGAATCCCACATCCTGCGTAACGGCTCGAACCCGCTCGATCTGCTGGAAGACCTTTGCAAGCTCGGCCCGTGCTTCGTCGTGCCCGTGACCGACGGCATACCGTTCCTCGACGAGCTGGAGCCGGAAGACTGCTATCTGAAGTGGGACGTCAAGCTGCACGCGGCCTGCGACAAGGACGCGATCGACGACGTCTTCATGTTCGTCTCGGACGAGATGAAGCTGACGCTCTCGCCGCTGGAGCATGTCGAAGCGCCCGCGCCGCTACCGCTGTTGCAGCTGCTCGACGAGGAGCCGGCCCCGGTGGCCGAGATGATTGCGCCGGTGCTCGAGGCCGTCGCAGCGCCTGTTGCCGAGCAGCCCATCGCCAAGGCGGAGCCCAAAGCCGAGCCAAAGCCGGAAGCGAAGCCCGAAGCCAAGCAGGATCGCGGCATCGCCACCGTCCGGGTCCAGGCCGAGCGTCTCGACGAGTTGATGGATCGGGTCGGCGAGCTGGTCATCGCGCAGGCGCGGCTGTCGCAGCTCGCCTCGTCCGGCTCGGACCTCTCGATCAAGATGATCGCCGAGGAAATCGAGCGCCTCGCCTCCTCCCTGCGCGACACCACGATGGGCGCGCGCATGGTGCCGATCGGCTCGCTGTTCGGCCGCTTCCGCCGCCTGGTGCATGATTTGTCGCGCGACCTGTCGAAGCCGGTCGAATTCGTCACCACGGGCGAGGATACCGAGCTCGACAAGACCATGATCGAGTGCCTGGCCGATCCGCTGGTTCACCTGATCCGCAACGCCATCGACCACGGTATCGAAGACACCGCGACCCGCGCCGCCAACGGCAAGACGGAGCAGGGCCGGATCGAGCTCGCCGCCGTTCATTCCGGTGCGCAGGTGCTCGTCACCGTGAAGGACAATGGCGGCGGCTTCAACACCGCGCGCATCCGCGCGAAAGCGGAAGAGCAGGGGCTGATCGCCTCCGGCGCCGTGCTGACCGATCACGAGATCCACCAGTTCCTGTTCCACCCGGGCTTCTCGACCGCCCAGACCATCTCGGCGCTGTCCGGCCGCGGCGTCGGCATGGACGTGGTCAAGCGCACCATCGAGAACATGCGCGGCACGATCGACCTGTCGACGCGTCCGGGCCAGGGCACCACGGTGACGCTGCGCCTGCCGCTGACGCTGGCGATCATCGAAGGTCTTTTGATCCGCGTCGGCGAAGGCCGCTACATCATTCCGCTGTCGGCGGTGGAGGAATGCGTCGAGCTGACGGCCGAGGACGAACGCTCGCGCGGCCGCAACTTCCTCAACGTGCGCGGCAACCTCGTCCCGTTCCTGCGCCTGCGCGAGATCATGTCCGCCTCGGGTTCGCCCGACCGGCACCAGAAGACGATCATCATCTCGACCGGGGAGACCCGCGTCGGCCTCGTCGCCGACCAGATCATCGGCAACCACCAGACCGTGATCAAGTCGCTCTCCAAGCTGCACTCGGACGTCACGATCTTCTCGGGCGCGACGATCCTGGGCGACGGTACGGCGGCGCTGATCCTCGATGTCGCCCAGCTCGTCGCGCTGGCGCAGTCGAAGGTCGAGAAGCAGCATATCAGCGAGGCGGCGTGA